The following nucleotide sequence is from Lacinutrix sp. Hel_I_90.
GTTAGGGAGTAAATAAGTATTTCATCAACTTAAGAAAAATAAAAAAGGCCCACAAAAGTGAGCCTTTTTCGCTATTAATCAATTTGTTAGTAAAAATTCTCAGGGCAGAATGATATACTAACTGATTAAAATGAGTAATTAGCTCATTTCTAAAACAAAGGTAAGGGGGATTAAAGGGTTAACATGTTGGGATGTAATAGGCGGCTGTTACAGTGAAATAAATGGGAAACGGTAAGGATGCCTGTCTTTTAGTGATCTGAGTCTATATAATTAATAGGTTTAAAATTAACTAATAAATTGAAGTTGGCTTGAGCTATTTTGTGGTGTATAAATAGCGGTTTTCATGTTAAGACCCAAAGCAGGTCCTCTGTTTCTGAAGATTTCTAAAGCGTCTTTTACTCCTGGTTTCTCCTTATTCCTTTTAAAGATTTACAACACCTGTTATCGAATACCATTTATACGTTCGGGTAAGGTCCTTAGGGTGTAATTGCTATTTGTAGGTATAATAAGCGCTGTTGTGTACGGGAGAATTAACAAAAATAAAAAAGGCTCACCTAAGTGAGCCTTTTTCCGCTATTAATCAATTTATCAGTAAAAATCCTAATGAAAGCATTTTATACTAACTAAACCAAAAATGAGTAACCAGCTCATTTCTAAAACAAAGATAAGGGCGATTCGCCTTATAAATTGTTGGCGTGTAATAGGTGTAGGTTTTTGTGTAATAGATGGAAAACTATAACGTTATATAGGCTGTTTCTGCTTACGTCATGTTACCTAATAATAAAAGAGGTCCTTTAGGACCTCTTTTAAATTTGGATTTACAATCTTTAGAATACTAGAGATTAAGGGTTTCTGTACTATTCTACAACCATTAGACTAATCAACTAAAAAATGAAAACTATCTTAGCAAGCATAAAGGTAATACCTTATCACGCTTATAAAAAGGGGTGTGATATAAGTGGTAGTTTATTTAAATAAACGGAAGTAATTGTGTAATTACTGTGTGTAAATACTTGGTATTGAATGTGTTATTTAATTTTTAGAAAGCGATGTAATCGATCTTGTCTACGTTTGGCAATAGGTAGTTGTTCTGAGTTTTCCATAACACAGTAATTTCCTCCGGCTTTATTAATACTCGTTACTTTTGTAAGATTAATGAGGTAGCTGTTGTGTATTCTAAAGAAGGTATTAGCATCTAACATCGTTTCGTACTCACCTAAGTTTTTAGTGGCTACAATTTGCCTATTATTAGTCAGGTTAAAAATAGAATACCGCCCTTCAGATTTTATATAAATGATATCGTCAACTTTAACAAAATCTATTTTTTCGGTTGAAGGAATCGCAATTAAATTTATTGGTAAATTGTTGTTGGTAACTGTTCTATAGAGGTTTTGTATTTGTTGTGCTTCAGTAAATTTATGATTTGCAATAGCCATACATGCTTTATTTACTGCCACGATGAGTTCATCAATTTCTATGGGTTTTAGTAAGTAATCTACGGCATTATATTTAAAAGCTTTTATTGCGAATTCATCAAAAGCG
It contains:
- a CDS encoding LytTR family DNA-binding domain-containing protein; amino-acid sequence: MNKVTAIVIDDEINNLDLLVHFINQYCPQLNIVGKAITKNEGIALINKLKPQLLFLDIMLDEGTGFDLLEEATFTETKVIFVTAFDEFAIKAFKYNAVDYLLKPIEIDELIVAVNKACMAIANHKFTEAQQIQNLYRTVTNNNLPINLIAIPSTEKIDFVKVDDIIYIKSEGRYSIFNLTNNRQIVATKNLGEYETMLDANTFFRIHNSYLINLTKVTSINKAGGNYCVMENSEQLPIAKRRQDRLHRFLKIK